From Acidobacteriota bacterium, a single genomic window includes:
- the rimM gene encoding ribosome maturation factor RimM, translating into MVLVGRVARAHGNKGQVIVNPDTDFPEERFQPGRTVFVSGAAGAPKPLAIRSVRFHQGRPVLGFEGVATMDDAEALAGAELRVPESELVALPEGAFYRHHLVGCEVKTAEGRVVGTVKAVEGPTERSTLVVDTRRGEVLIPLASEICVSVEPERRTIVIAPPEGLIELNESRRP; encoded by the coding sequence TTGGTCCTTGTCGGGCGCGTCGCGCGCGCCCACGGGAACAAGGGCCAGGTGATCGTCAATCCGGACACCGATTTTCCGGAGGAACGGTTCCAGCCGGGACGGACCGTCTTCGTGTCCGGCGCGGCCGGCGCGCCGAAACCGCTCGCCATCAGGAGCGTGCGGTTTCACCAGGGACGGCCCGTGCTCGGGTTCGAAGGGGTGGCGACGATGGACGACGCCGAGGCGCTGGCGGGCGCCGAGTTGCGCGTGCCCGAGTCCGAGCTGGTGGCGCTCCCTGAAGGGGCGTTCTATCGCCACCACCTGGTCGGGTGCGAGGTGAAGACCGCCGAAGGCAGGGTGGTGGGCACGGTGAAGGCGGTGGAAGGGCCCACCGAGCGCAGCACCCTGGTGGTGGACACGCGCCGCGGCGAGGTGCTCATTCCGCTGGCGAGCGAAATCTGCGTGTCGGTCGAGCCGGAGCGGCGCACGATCGTCATCGCGCCGCCCGAGGGGCTGATCGAACTGAACGAGAGCCGCCGCCCTTAA
- a CDS encoding KH domain-containing protein, giving the protein MSRARDVVEVVARALADHPGDVKVTETDHRGQLLVELFMAPGDLGRVIGRQGRTAAAIRALAAAAAELEDRRVNVEFRD; this is encoded by the coding sequence ATGAGCCGCGCGCGCGACGTCGTCGAGGTCGTCGCGCGGGCGCTTGCCGATCACCCGGGCGACGTGAAGGTGACCGAGACGGATCACCGCGGTCAGCTCCTCGTGGAGCTGTTCATGGCGCCGGGGGATCTCGGGCGCGTCATCGGGCGGCAGGGACGCACGGCGGCGGCCATTCGCGCGCTCGCCGCGGCCGCGGCGGAACTGGAGGACCGGCGCGTGAATGTCGAGTTCAGAGACTGA